The genomic segment TTTTAGTACAAATTCACCTTCAGGTTCATATTGTTCTATTTCAATGTTGCCGCGATATACGCCGGCGGCAATGCGGTTGGTTTCTTGCAAAGTAAGTATCTGTGTACGGTCGCTGTCCTCATTTTTAAAGGTGAGTGCAATGCGATCTATCGCAGCAGCGGTATCGGTTTTAACGGTAACATACACATTGTTGTTGCCGTAAACTGTGGTTTTATCAAGGGCAATGCTGCTGATTTTAGGTGCTTTGCCAGTTTCTTTTTGCTGGGTTACAGCAAAACCGAGTTCCTGTTCTAAAGGCAGATTGTGGTTTGCTTTTGAAAGGCTGCCTTGCGCGGAATAGGTTTGAGAGTTCTTTGCATTGTCGTTTAGCGTAACGCTGTGCAGAACAAAGTTGCCTGAAGGCTCAAAAGCAGGGATGGTAACTTCTTTTTGGTAAACATCTGTAGCTGCATCGTAATCTCTCGATAGCATGACTGCGCTGATGGTATGGTCGTTGCTGCTGTTGCGGAACGTTACCGAAACATTTTTGATGCCGGACTTATCATCGGCAGCTTTTACAGTGAGTGTGAAAACACCGGATGCACCGACAGTGGTTTTATCAATACTGATATGATTAAGCACAGGCGGGGTCCAGTCGGTTTGGTCTGCAGCTTTGGCTTGTACGGCAAAAGCTGTGGTGCTGCCTGCTGCCATAGTTGCTGCAAGTGTTACCGCAAGTACCGTTTTAAGATGCTGTTTCATCTATTTTCCTCCTTTATTATCGTTATGTTACCAGTATAGCTTTTAAAAGTTAAAGAGTAATGGAGTAATAGTTAAGGTTTCTTAATTATTACCGCATTTCAATTTTATCTTTAACTGATATAATAGATAAGAAAGCACTACAAAGAGGGGCGGAAAGAATGCAGAAAATTTTAATTGTGGATGACGATAATGCCATTGCGGAATTGATGTCGGATGCACTGGAAGATGAGGGATTTGAAACTGCGGTTTGCGGTAACGGCGAAGAGGCATTGGCGCTTTTAAAGTCAACAGCAAATATTTCGCTGATACTTTTGGATGTGATGATGCCAAAAATGGACGGGTTGGAGCTGTGCCGCAGAATACGTGATACGGTCACCTGTCCCATACTTTTTGTAACAGCCAAAAACCGCACGTTGGATACCATGCTGGGTTTGGAGATGGGCGGCGACGATTATATCTTTAAACCATTTGTTGTGGAAGAACTGGTTGCACGTGTAAAAGCACATTTGCGCCGTGAAAAGCGTACCATGCTCAGCGATACCAACGACAGCCTTGCCTTTGGCGGCATTGAGCTTAAAAAAGACAGCCTTGAAGCATTCAGAAACGGCGAGGCGGTTGCCCTGTCTCCGCGGGAGTTTCGCCTGCTTTACTATTTTATTAAAAATGCAGGCAAGGTTTTAACACGAGAGCAGATATTCAACGGGGTTTGGGGCGTGGATTATGGCGATATCGGCACTGTTGCAGTGAACATCAAAAACCTGCGCGATAAAATCGACCCCGATAATGAGTACATAAAAACAGTTTGGGGTGTAGGCTACAAACTGGTTAAGCCATCGGGTGATGTACGATGAAGCTGAAAAAGCGCTATATCAGTATTCGTTATAAGCTTACCTTAACTATTTTAATCGCATTTGTTACGAACTTCTGTTTTTTAATGGCATATTATCTGTTTTTGGTATCGGATGACATACCGAAAAATTTTAATCAGCTTCAGCTTGCGCTCCATCGTGCCAACTACCGCAACCTGCTGTTTGCTGAGCTGCTGCTGATTGCACTGATGCTGGCGGTTGTTACATTTGTCATTTATTTAAAAGTGGTGCGTCCCGTTGAGGCCTTGAAAAAAGAGATGGAAGATTATCAAAACGGTA from the Hydrogenoanaerobacterium saccharovorans genome contains:
- a CDS encoding response regulator transcription factor, producing the protein MQKILIVDDDNAIAELMSDALEDEGFETAVCGNGEEALALLKSTANISLILLDVMMPKMDGLELCRRIRDTVTCPILFVTAKNRTLDTMLGLEMGGDDYIFKPFVVEELVARVKAHLRREKRTMLSDTNDSLAFGGIELKKDSLEAFRNGEAVALSPREFRLLYYFIKNAGKVLTREQIFNGVWGVDYGDIGTVAVNIKNLRDKIDPDNEYIKTVWGVGYKLVKPSGDVR